In Erigeron canadensis isolate Cc75 chromosome 7, C_canadensis_v1, whole genome shotgun sequence, one DNA window encodes the following:
- the LOC122606550 gene encoding lupeol synthase-like isoform X1: MWKLKIAEGHNERWLTTTNNHVGRQHWEFDPNAGTEEERAEIERVRYNFKVNRSQVKQSSDLLMRMQLRKENHIDEIPEAIKLKETQEVTNEAVTITVRRAISFYSTIQAHDGHWPAESAGPLFFLPPMVIALYVTGSMNDILTSAHQLEIKRYIYNHQNEDGGWGLHLEGHSTMIGSVYSYITLRLLSEKADSCAEDMAVVKGRKWILDHGGAVGTPSWGKFWLTVLGVYDWGGCNPMPPEFWLLPNIFPIHPGKMMCYGRVVYMPMSYLYAKRFVGRITGLVEALRQELYTNPYHEIDWNKARNTCAKEDLYYPHPFVQDMVWGVLHHIAEPILTRWPFSALREEALKVAMEHVHYNDQISRYLCIGCVVKVLSLLTTWVEDPNGDAYKHHLARIPDYFWVAEDGMKVQSFGSQTWDATLAIQAILSNNLAEEYGPMLKKAHNFVKASQVLDNPPGDYSKMYRHTSKGSWTFSMQDNGLQVSDCTAEGLKVALIYSQMSPELVGEKIEIQRLYDAVNVILSLQSENGGFPAWEPQRAYSWLEKFNPTEFFEDVLIEREYVECTSSAIQALELFKRLHPGHRTIEIEHCVSRAVKYVEDTQNSDGSWYGHWGICYTYGTWFGVDALLACGKKYDNCPALPKACEFLLSKQLPDGGWGESYLSCANKLYTNLDGNRSNLVQTSWALLALIKAGQAEIDPMPINRGIRLLINSQMEEGDFPQQEFTGAFMRNCTLNYSSYRNIFPIWALGEYRRITQFT; this comes from the exons ATGTGGAAGTTAAAGATAGCAGAAGGACACAATGAGAGGTGGTTGACTACCACCAACAACCACGTCGGACGACAACATTGGGAGTTTGATCCAAATGCAGGAACTGAAGAGGAACGAGCTGAGATAGAAAGGGTTCGTTACAATTTCAAAGTTAATCGGTCTCAAGTTAAACAAAGTTCTGACTTGTTGATGCGTATGCAA CTACGAAAGGAGAACCATATAGATGAAATTCCAGAGgcaataaagttgaaagaaacaCAAGAAGTAACAAATGAAGCAGTCACAATTACAGTCAGAAGAGCCATCAGTTTCTACTCCACAATTCAAGCTCATGATGGCCACTGGCCCGCTGAATCTGCCGGCCCTTTGTTCTTCCTTCCTCCGATG GTGATAGCATTGTATGTGACAGGATCCATGAACGATATTCTGACCTCTGCACATCAACTAGAAATCAAACGCTACATTTATAATCATCAG AATGAAGATGGAGGTTGGGGATTACATTTAGAGGGTCACAGTACTATGATTGGATCAGTATATAGTTACATTACCTTGAGATTACTCAGTGAAAAAGCGGATAGTTGTGCAGAGGACATGGCAGTGGTTAAGGGTCGTAAATGGATCCTAGATCATGGTGGTGCAGTCGGTACTCCTTCGTGGGGAAAGTTTTGGCTCACG GTTCTTGGGGTTTATGATTGGGGAGGTTGTAACCCTATGCCACCCGAGTTTTGGCTCCTGCCAAACATTTTTCCTATTCATCCGG GCAAAATGATGTGTTATGGTCGCGTAGTTTACATGCCAATGTCATACTTATACGCTAAAAGATTTGTGGGAAGAATAACCGGATTGGTTGAAGCCCTAAGGCAAGAGCTTTATACGAATCCTTATCATGAAATTGATTGGAATAAAGCACGTAATACTTGTGCAAAG GAAGATCTGTATTACCCACATCCTTTTGTCCAAGATATGGTATGGGGTGTACTTCATCACATAGCAGAGCCTATTTTAACACGTTGGCCGTTTTCAGCGCTACGAGAAGAAGCTCTAAAAGTTGCAATGGAACATGTTCACTATAACGATCAAATCAGTAGATATTTGTGCATTGGGTGTGTGGTGAAG GTGTTAAGCTTGCTCACCACTTGGGTTGAGGATCCAAATGGGGATGCGTATAAACACCATCTTGCACGCATTCCTGATTACTTTTGGGTTGCTGAAGATGGGATGAAAGTGCAg AGTTTCGGATCTCAAACGTGGGATGCAACATTGGCCATTCAAGCTATCTTGTCAAACAATCTAGCTGAAGAGTATGGACCTATGCTTAAAAAAGCACACAACTTTGTAAAAGCGTCGCAG GTTCTCGATAACCCCCCTGGAGATTATAGTAAAATGTATAGACATACGTCTAAAGGATCATGGACGTTTTCAATGCAAGATAACGGTTTGCAAGTCTCAGATTGTACTGCAGAAGGCTTGAAG gtcGCGCTTATATATTCTCAAATGAGTCCTGAACTTGTTGGcgaaaaaattgaaattcaacGGCTCTATGATGCCGTCAATGTTATTCTTTCGTTACAA AGTGAAAATGGCGGTTTTCCTGCTTGGGAGCCCCAAAGGGCGTATTCTTGGTTAGAG AAGTTCAATCCGACAGAATTTTTTGAAGATGTGTTGATCGAGAGAGA gTATGTGGAATGCACTTCTTCTGCCATCCAAGCTTTGGAACTCTTTAAAAGACTGCACCCTGGACACAGAACGATAGAGATTGAACATTGTGTTTCAAGAGCTGTGAAGTACGTTGAAGATACACAAAATTCTGATGGTTCATG GTATGGTCACTGGGGAATTTGTTACACCTATGGTACATGGTTCGGAGTAGATGCGCTATTAGCTTGTGGGAAGAAATACGATAACTGTCCCGCCCTTCCAAAAGCATGTGAATTTCTACTATCAAAACAACTTCCAGATGGTGGCTGGGGAGAGAGCTATCTCTCATGCGCAAACAAG TTGTATACAAATTTGGATGGAAATCGGTCGAATCTAGTACAAACATCATGGGCTTTACTTGCACTAATCAAAGCTGGACAG GCTGAAATTGATCCGATGCCGATAAATCGTGGGATACGGCTTCTCATAAATTCACAAATGGAAGAAGGAGACTTCCCTCAACAG GAATTCACAGGAGCTTTTATGAGGAATTGTACTCTCAATTATTCCTCATATCGGAATATTTTTCCGATATGGGCTCTTGGCGAGTATCGCCGTATCACTCAATTTACCTGA
- the LOC122606550 gene encoding lupeol synthase-like isoform X2, giving the protein MWKLKIAEGHNERWLTTTNNHVGRQHWEFDPNAGTEEERAEIERVRYNFKVNRSQVKQSSDLLMRMQFLRKENHIDEIPEAIKLKETQEVTNEAVTITVRRAISFYSTIQAHDGHWPAESAGPLFFLPPMVIALYVTGSMNDILTSAHQLEIKRYIYNHQNEDGGWGLHLEGHSTMIGSVYSYITLRLLSEKADSCAEDMAVVKGRKWILDHGGAVGTPSWGKFWLTVLGVYDWGGCNPMPPEFWLLPNIFPIHPGKMMCYGRVVYMPMSYLYAKRFVGRITGLVEALRQELYTNPYHEIDWNKARNTCAKEDLYYPHPFVQDMVWGVLHHIAEPILTRWPFSALREEALKVAMEHVHYNDQISRYLCIGCVVKVLSLLTTWVEDPNGDAYKHHLARIPDYFWVAEDGMKVQSFGSQTWDATLAIQAILSNNLAEEYGPMLKKAHNFVKASQVLDNPPGDYSKMYRHTSKGSWTFSMQDNGLQVSDCTAEGLKVALIYSQMSPELVGEKIEIQRLYDAVNVILSLQSENGGFPAWEPQRAYSWLEKFNPTEFFEDVLIEREYVECTSSAIQALELFKRLHPGHRTIEIEHCVSRAVKYVEDTQNSDGSWYGHWGICYTYGTWFGVDALLACGKKYDNCPALPKACEFLLSKQLPDGGWGESYLSCANKLYTNLDGNRSNLVQTSWALLALIKAGQAEIDPMPINRGIRLLINSQMEEGDFPQQEFTGAFMRNCTLNYSSYRNIFPIWALGEYRRITQFT; this is encoded by the exons ATGTGGAAGTTAAAGATAGCAGAAGGACACAATGAGAGGTGGTTGACTACCACCAACAACCACGTCGGACGACAACATTGGGAGTTTGATCCAAATGCAGGAACTGAAGAGGAACGAGCTGAGATAGAAAGGGTTCGTTACAATTTCAAAGTTAATCGGTCTCAAGTTAAACAAAGTTCTGACTTGTTGATGCGTATGCAA TTT CTACGAAAGGAGAACCATATAGATGAAATTCCAGAGgcaataaagttgaaagaaacaCAAGAAGTAACAAATGAAGCAGTCACAATTACAGTCAGAAGAGCCATCAGTTTCTACTCCACAATTCAAGCTCATGATGGCCACTGGCCCGCTGAATCTGCCGGCCCTTTGTTCTTCCTTCCTCCGATG GTGATAGCATTGTATGTGACAGGATCCATGAACGATATTCTGACCTCTGCACATCAACTAGAAATCAAACGCTACATTTATAATCATCAG AATGAAGATGGAGGTTGGGGATTACATTTAGAGGGTCACAGTACTATGATTGGATCAGTATATAGTTACATTACCTTGAGATTACTCAGTGAAAAAGCGGATAGTTGTGCAGAGGACATGGCAGTGGTTAAGGGTCGTAAATGGATCCTAGATCATGGTGGTGCAGTCGGTACTCCTTCGTGGGGAAAGTTTTGGCTCACG GTTCTTGGGGTTTATGATTGGGGAGGTTGTAACCCTATGCCACCCGAGTTTTGGCTCCTGCCAAACATTTTTCCTATTCATCCGG GCAAAATGATGTGTTATGGTCGCGTAGTTTACATGCCAATGTCATACTTATACGCTAAAAGATTTGTGGGAAGAATAACCGGATTGGTTGAAGCCCTAAGGCAAGAGCTTTATACGAATCCTTATCATGAAATTGATTGGAATAAAGCACGTAATACTTGTGCAAAG GAAGATCTGTATTACCCACATCCTTTTGTCCAAGATATGGTATGGGGTGTACTTCATCACATAGCAGAGCCTATTTTAACACGTTGGCCGTTTTCAGCGCTACGAGAAGAAGCTCTAAAAGTTGCAATGGAACATGTTCACTATAACGATCAAATCAGTAGATATTTGTGCATTGGGTGTGTGGTGAAG GTGTTAAGCTTGCTCACCACTTGGGTTGAGGATCCAAATGGGGATGCGTATAAACACCATCTTGCACGCATTCCTGATTACTTTTGGGTTGCTGAAGATGGGATGAAAGTGCAg AGTTTCGGATCTCAAACGTGGGATGCAACATTGGCCATTCAAGCTATCTTGTCAAACAATCTAGCTGAAGAGTATGGACCTATGCTTAAAAAAGCACACAACTTTGTAAAAGCGTCGCAG GTTCTCGATAACCCCCCTGGAGATTATAGTAAAATGTATAGACATACGTCTAAAGGATCATGGACGTTTTCAATGCAAGATAACGGTTTGCAAGTCTCAGATTGTACTGCAGAAGGCTTGAAG gtcGCGCTTATATATTCTCAAATGAGTCCTGAACTTGTTGGcgaaaaaattgaaattcaacGGCTCTATGATGCCGTCAATGTTATTCTTTCGTTACAA AGTGAAAATGGCGGTTTTCCTGCTTGGGAGCCCCAAAGGGCGTATTCTTGGTTAGAG AAGTTCAATCCGACAGAATTTTTTGAAGATGTGTTGATCGAGAGAGA gTATGTGGAATGCACTTCTTCTGCCATCCAAGCTTTGGAACTCTTTAAAAGACTGCACCCTGGACACAGAACGATAGAGATTGAACATTGTGTTTCAAGAGCTGTGAAGTACGTTGAAGATACACAAAATTCTGATGGTTCATG GTATGGTCACTGGGGAATTTGTTACACCTATGGTACATGGTTCGGAGTAGATGCGCTATTAGCTTGTGGGAAGAAATACGATAACTGTCCCGCCCTTCCAAAAGCATGTGAATTTCTACTATCAAAACAACTTCCAGATGGTGGCTGGGGAGAGAGCTATCTCTCATGCGCAAACAAG TTGTATACAAATTTGGATGGAAATCGGTCGAATCTAGTACAAACATCATGGGCTTTACTTGCACTAATCAAAGCTGGACAG GCTGAAATTGATCCGATGCCGATAAATCGTGGGATACGGCTTCTCATAAATTCACAAATGGAAGAAGGAGACTTCCCTCAACAG GAATTCACAGGAGCTTTTATGAGGAATTGTACTCTCAATTATTCCTCATATCGGAATATTTTTCCGATATGGGCTCTTGGCGAGTATCGCCGTATCACTCAATTTACCTGA
- the LOC122608329 gene encoding taxadiene 5-alpha hydroxylase-like, whose protein sequence is MELEFYTTLSFVLLFFLTIFFILKEKNNNPRLPPGSLGLPWLGSSYSFHKAITSDRIQEWFQKGIKKYGPIWKTNIFGYQTVLLHGISANKFVLSYDANKLSAEQPPSFTMIMGRRVISELKGDDHKRVKGAILSFLKADLLKQYVSKVDEEIQYHFKTHWDGKQEIQVQSLMKMLTFDIICALLFGIERGPKRDRLLPPFEQMTKALFAPPINLPFTSLNRGIMARKKLVPMILDIIHEKRETLGKQNQQPNFHNDLITHMVSLRGDNSSLALSDEEITDNIIATMLAGHDSTSSLLSMLIKLLANNKSIYSKILKEHEEISKSKSYGEVLTWEDLKKMKYTWCVASEMLRMYPPGPVSFRRVVQDIEYEGYIIPKGWQVLVCPINTHMNNETFHNPTVFDPTRFEKDAPSPPPFSLVPFGAGPRICPGYELAKMETLAVIHHLVRKFTLDLVNKDESFKRLPIPVFDHGLLARIKPI, encoded by the exons ATGGAATTGGAGTTTTATACTACACTATCGTTCGTCTTGTTATTTTTCCTTactattttctttatattaaaagaaaaaaacaataatcCTAGACTCCCGCCGGGTTCTTTAGGATTACCATGGTTGGGAAGCAGCTATAGCTTTCATAAGGCTATCACATCCGATAGGATCCAGGAATGGTTCCAAAAAGGGATTAAAAAATATGGTCCAATAtggaaaactaatatttttggTTACCAAACAGTTCTTCTACATGGAATAAGTGCAAATAAGTTTGTACTCTCATACGATGCGAACAAACTCAGTGCCGAACAGCCCCCGTCCTTCACCATGATCATGGGTAGGAGGGTTATCAGCGAACTGAAAGGCGATGATCACAAACGAGTCAAAGGGGCCATACTTTCGTTTTTGAAGGCTGATCTTTTAAAGCAATATGTTTCGAAAGTAGATGAAGAGATCCAATACCACTTTAAAACTCACTGGGATGGTAAACAAGAGATCCAG GTGCAATCCTTAATGAAGATGTTAACCTTTGATATAATTTGTGCACTACTATTCGGTATTGAAAGGGGACCCAAAAGAGATAGATTACTACCACCTTTTGAGCAAATGACTAAAGCATTGTTTGCACCTCCGATTAACTTGCCCTTCACTAGCTTGAATCGTGGAATCATGGCAAGGAAGAAACTAGTAccaatgattcttgatattatacACGAGAAAAGGGAGACACTTGGAAAACAAAATCAACAACCTAACTTTCATAACGATCTAATCACTCATATGGTTAGCCTCCGTGGAGACAATAGCTCGTTAGCTTTATCTGATGAGGAGATCACTGACAACATCATCGCGACAATGTTGGCTGGACATGATTCAACATCTAGCCTTCTCTCCATGTTGATTAAGCTTTTGGCTAACAACAAATCTATCTATTCTAAAATACTTAAAG AACACGAAGAAATCTCCAAGAGTAAATCATATGGAGAAGTTTTAACATGGGAAGACCTTAAAAAGATGAAGTACACATGGTGTGTAGCATCTGAGATGCTGAGAATGTACCCTCCAGGACCTGTGAGCTTCCGAAGAGTTGTGCAAGATATTGAGTATGAAGGATACATCATCCCTAAAGGATGGCAG GTTCTGGTTTGTCCGATCAATACGCACATGAACAATGAAACTTTCCACAACCCAACCGTGTTTGACCCAACTCGATTTGAGAAAGACgcgccatcaccaccaccttTCAGTCTTGTGCCGTTTGGAGCGGGGCCAAGGATATGTCCAGGCTATGAGCTTGCAAAAATGGAAACTTTGGCCGTGATTCATCACCTTGTAAGAAAGTTTACTTTGGATCTTGTTAATAAAGATGAATCTTTCAAAAGACTCCCAATTCCAGTATTTGATCATGGATTGCTAGCTCGGATTAAACCAATATAG
- the LOC122606550 gene encoding lupeol synthase-like isoform X4: MWKLKIAEGHNERWLTTTNNHVGRQHWEFDPNAGTEEERAEIERVRYNFKVNRSQVKQSSDLLMRMQVIALYVTGSMNDILTSAHQLEIKRYIYNHQNEDGGWGLHLEGHSTMIGSVYSYITLRLLSEKADSCAEDMAVVKGRKWILDHGGAVGTPSWGKFWLTVLGVYDWGGCNPMPPEFWLLPNIFPIHPGKMMCYGRVVYMPMSYLYAKRFVGRITGLVEALRQELYTNPYHEIDWNKARNTCAKEDLYYPHPFVQDMVWGVLHHIAEPILTRWPFSALREEALKVAMEHVHYNDQISRYLCIGCVVKVLSLLTTWVEDPNGDAYKHHLARIPDYFWVAEDGMKVQSFGSQTWDATLAIQAILSNNLAEEYGPMLKKAHNFVKASQVLDNPPGDYSKMYRHTSKGSWTFSMQDNGLQVSDCTAEGLKVALIYSQMSPELVGEKIEIQRLYDAVNVILSLQSENGGFPAWEPQRAYSWLEKFNPTEFFEDVLIEREYVECTSSAIQALELFKRLHPGHRTIEIEHCVSRAVKYVEDTQNSDGSWYGHWGICYTYGTWFGVDALLACGKKYDNCPALPKACEFLLSKQLPDGGWGESYLSCANKLYTNLDGNRSNLVQTSWALLALIKAGQAEIDPMPINRGIRLLINSQMEEGDFPQQEFTGAFMRNCTLNYSSYRNIFPIWALGEYRRITQFT, translated from the exons ATGTGGAAGTTAAAGATAGCAGAAGGACACAATGAGAGGTGGTTGACTACCACCAACAACCACGTCGGACGACAACATTGGGAGTTTGATCCAAATGCAGGAACTGAAGAGGAACGAGCTGAGATAGAAAGGGTTCGTTACAATTTCAAAGTTAATCGGTCTCAAGTTAAACAAAGTTCTGACTTGTTGATGCGTATGCAA GTGATAGCATTGTATGTGACAGGATCCATGAACGATATTCTGACCTCTGCACATCAACTAGAAATCAAACGCTACATTTATAATCATCAG AATGAAGATGGAGGTTGGGGATTACATTTAGAGGGTCACAGTACTATGATTGGATCAGTATATAGTTACATTACCTTGAGATTACTCAGTGAAAAAGCGGATAGTTGTGCAGAGGACATGGCAGTGGTTAAGGGTCGTAAATGGATCCTAGATCATGGTGGTGCAGTCGGTACTCCTTCGTGGGGAAAGTTTTGGCTCACG GTTCTTGGGGTTTATGATTGGGGAGGTTGTAACCCTATGCCACCCGAGTTTTGGCTCCTGCCAAACATTTTTCCTATTCATCCGG GCAAAATGATGTGTTATGGTCGCGTAGTTTACATGCCAATGTCATACTTATACGCTAAAAGATTTGTGGGAAGAATAACCGGATTGGTTGAAGCCCTAAGGCAAGAGCTTTATACGAATCCTTATCATGAAATTGATTGGAATAAAGCACGTAATACTTGTGCAAAG GAAGATCTGTATTACCCACATCCTTTTGTCCAAGATATGGTATGGGGTGTACTTCATCACATAGCAGAGCCTATTTTAACACGTTGGCCGTTTTCAGCGCTACGAGAAGAAGCTCTAAAAGTTGCAATGGAACATGTTCACTATAACGATCAAATCAGTAGATATTTGTGCATTGGGTGTGTGGTGAAG GTGTTAAGCTTGCTCACCACTTGGGTTGAGGATCCAAATGGGGATGCGTATAAACACCATCTTGCACGCATTCCTGATTACTTTTGGGTTGCTGAAGATGGGATGAAAGTGCAg AGTTTCGGATCTCAAACGTGGGATGCAACATTGGCCATTCAAGCTATCTTGTCAAACAATCTAGCTGAAGAGTATGGACCTATGCTTAAAAAAGCACACAACTTTGTAAAAGCGTCGCAG GTTCTCGATAACCCCCCTGGAGATTATAGTAAAATGTATAGACATACGTCTAAAGGATCATGGACGTTTTCAATGCAAGATAACGGTTTGCAAGTCTCAGATTGTACTGCAGAAGGCTTGAAG gtcGCGCTTATATATTCTCAAATGAGTCCTGAACTTGTTGGcgaaaaaattgaaattcaacGGCTCTATGATGCCGTCAATGTTATTCTTTCGTTACAA AGTGAAAATGGCGGTTTTCCTGCTTGGGAGCCCCAAAGGGCGTATTCTTGGTTAGAG AAGTTCAATCCGACAGAATTTTTTGAAGATGTGTTGATCGAGAGAGA gTATGTGGAATGCACTTCTTCTGCCATCCAAGCTTTGGAACTCTTTAAAAGACTGCACCCTGGACACAGAACGATAGAGATTGAACATTGTGTTTCAAGAGCTGTGAAGTACGTTGAAGATACACAAAATTCTGATGGTTCATG GTATGGTCACTGGGGAATTTGTTACACCTATGGTACATGGTTCGGAGTAGATGCGCTATTAGCTTGTGGGAAGAAATACGATAACTGTCCCGCCCTTCCAAAAGCATGTGAATTTCTACTATCAAAACAACTTCCAGATGGTGGCTGGGGAGAGAGCTATCTCTCATGCGCAAACAAG TTGTATACAAATTTGGATGGAAATCGGTCGAATCTAGTACAAACATCATGGGCTTTACTTGCACTAATCAAAGCTGGACAG GCTGAAATTGATCCGATGCCGATAAATCGTGGGATACGGCTTCTCATAAATTCACAAATGGAAGAAGGAGACTTCCCTCAACAG GAATTCACAGGAGCTTTTATGAGGAATTGTACTCTCAATTATTCCTCATATCGGAATATTTTTCCGATATGGGCTCTTGGCGAGTATCGCCGTATCACTCAATTTACCTGA
- the LOC122606550 gene encoding lupeol synthase-like isoform X3 → MWKLKIAEGHNERWLTTTNNHVGRQHWEFDPNAGTEEERAEIERVRYNFKVNRSQVKQSSDLLMRMQVSKSKTSDLEAIKLKETQEVTNEAVTITVRRAISFYSTIQAHDGHWPAESAGPLFFLPPMVIALYVTGSMNDILTSAHQLEIKRYIYNHQNEDGGWGLHLEGHSTMIGSVYSYITLRLLSEKADSCAEDMAVVKGRKWILDHGGAVGTPSWGKFWLTVLGVYDWGGCNPMPPEFWLLPNIFPIHPGKMMCYGRVVYMPMSYLYAKRFVGRITGLVEALRQELYTNPYHEIDWNKARNTCAKEDLYYPHPFVQDMVWGVLHHIAEPILTRWPFSALREEALKVAMEHVHYNDQISRYLCIGCVVKVLSLLTTWVEDPNGDAYKHHLARIPDYFWVAEDGMKVQSFGSQTWDATLAIQAILSNNLAEEYGPMLKKAHNFVKASQVLDNPPGDYSKMYRHTSKGSWTFSMQDNGLQVSDCTAEGLKVALIYSQMSPELVGEKIEIQRLYDAVNVILSLQSENGGFPAWEPQRAYSWLEKFNPTEFFEDVLIEREYVECTSSAIQALELFKRLHPGHRTIEIEHCVSRAVKYVEDTQNSDGSWYGHWGICYTYGTWFGVDALLACGKKYDNCPALPKACEFLLSKQLPDGGWGESYLSCANKLYTNLDGNRSNLVQTSWALLALIKAGQAEIDPMPINRGIRLLINSQMEEGDFPQQEFTGAFMRNCTLNYSSYRNIFPIWALGEYRRITQFT, encoded by the exons ATGTGGAAGTTAAAGATAGCAGAAGGACACAATGAGAGGTGGTTGACTACCACCAACAACCACGTCGGACGACAACATTGGGAGTTTGATCCAAATGCAGGAACTGAAGAGGAACGAGCTGAGATAGAAAGGGTTCGTTACAATTTCAAAGTTAATCGGTCTCAAGTTAAACAAAGTTCTGACTTGTTGATGCGTATGCAAGTAA GTAAGTCTAAAACCAGCGATTTAG AGgcaataaagttgaaagaaacaCAAGAAGTAACAAATGAAGCAGTCACAATTACAGTCAGAAGAGCCATCAGTTTCTACTCCACAATTCAAGCTCATGATGGCCACTGGCCCGCTGAATCTGCCGGCCCTTTGTTCTTCCTTCCTCCGATG GTGATAGCATTGTATGTGACAGGATCCATGAACGATATTCTGACCTCTGCACATCAACTAGAAATCAAACGCTACATTTATAATCATCAG AATGAAGATGGAGGTTGGGGATTACATTTAGAGGGTCACAGTACTATGATTGGATCAGTATATAGTTACATTACCTTGAGATTACTCAGTGAAAAAGCGGATAGTTGTGCAGAGGACATGGCAGTGGTTAAGGGTCGTAAATGGATCCTAGATCATGGTGGTGCAGTCGGTACTCCTTCGTGGGGAAAGTTTTGGCTCACG GTTCTTGGGGTTTATGATTGGGGAGGTTGTAACCCTATGCCACCCGAGTTTTGGCTCCTGCCAAACATTTTTCCTATTCATCCGG GCAAAATGATGTGTTATGGTCGCGTAGTTTACATGCCAATGTCATACTTATACGCTAAAAGATTTGTGGGAAGAATAACCGGATTGGTTGAAGCCCTAAGGCAAGAGCTTTATACGAATCCTTATCATGAAATTGATTGGAATAAAGCACGTAATACTTGTGCAAAG GAAGATCTGTATTACCCACATCCTTTTGTCCAAGATATGGTATGGGGTGTACTTCATCACATAGCAGAGCCTATTTTAACACGTTGGCCGTTTTCAGCGCTACGAGAAGAAGCTCTAAAAGTTGCAATGGAACATGTTCACTATAACGATCAAATCAGTAGATATTTGTGCATTGGGTGTGTGGTGAAG GTGTTAAGCTTGCTCACCACTTGGGTTGAGGATCCAAATGGGGATGCGTATAAACACCATCTTGCACGCATTCCTGATTACTTTTGGGTTGCTGAAGATGGGATGAAAGTGCAg AGTTTCGGATCTCAAACGTGGGATGCAACATTGGCCATTCAAGCTATCTTGTCAAACAATCTAGCTGAAGAGTATGGACCTATGCTTAAAAAAGCACACAACTTTGTAAAAGCGTCGCAG GTTCTCGATAACCCCCCTGGAGATTATAGTAAAATGTATAGACATACGTCTAAAGGATCATGGACGTTTTCAATGCAAGATAACGGTTTGCAAGTCTCAGATTGTACTGCAGAAGGCTTGAAG gtcGCGCTTATATATTCTCAAATGAGTCCTGAACTTGTTGGcgaaaaaattgaaattcaacGGCTCTATGATGCCGTCAATGTTATTCTTTCGTTACAA AGTGAAAATGGCGGTTTTCCTGCTTGGGAGCCCCAAAGGGCGTATTCTTGGTTAGAG AAGTTCAATCCGACAGAATTTTTTGAAGATGTGTTGATCGAGAGAGA gTATGTGGAATGCACTTCTTCTGCCATCCAAGCTTTGGAACTCTTTAAAAGACTGCACCCTGGACACAGAACGATAGAGATTGAACATTGTGTTTCAAGAGCTGTGAAGTACGTTGAAGATACACAAAATTCTGATGGTTCATG GTATGGTCACTGGGGAATTTGTTACACCTATGGTACATGGTTCGGAGTAGATGCGCTATTAGCTTGTGGGAAGAAATACGATAACTGTCCCGCCCTTCCAAAAGCATGTGAATTTCTACTATCAAAACAACTTCCAGATGGTGGCTGGGGAGAGAGCTATCTCTCATGCGCAAACAAG TTGTATACAAATTTGGATGGAAATCGGTCGAATCTAGTACAAACATCATGGGCTTTACTTGCACTAATCAAAGCTGGACAG GCTGAAATTGATCCGATGCCGATAAATCGTGGGATACGGCTTCTCATAAATTCACAAATGGAAGAAGGAGACTTCCCTCAACAG GAATTCACAGGAGCTTTTATGAGGAATTGTACTCTCAATTATTCCTCATATCGGAATATTTTTCCGATATGGGCTCTTGGCGAGTATCGCCGTATCACTCAATTTACCTGA